In Bos indicus x Bos taurus breed Angus x Brahman F1 hybrid chromosome 23, Bos_hybrid_MaternalHap_v2.0, whole genome shotgun sequence, a single genomic region encodes these proteins:
- the PRSS16 gene encoding thymus-specific serine protease has translation MDIGPVPWLGPLLLVSLWASSAPASLLRRLGQHILRFQESSALGLGLGPDSVTLPKEGWLEQPLDPFNASDRRSFLQRYWVNDQHWTSQDGPVFLHLGGEGSLGPGSVMRGHPANLAPIWGALVISLEHRFYGLSIPAEGLDMAQLRFLSSRHALADAASARLTLSRLFNVSSTSPWICFGGSYAGSLAAWARLKFPHLFFASIASSAPVRAILDFSKYNDVVSRSLMNTAIGGSLECRAAASAAFAEVERRLRASRGAWATLSVELGACGSLERAEDQAELLGALQALVGGAVQYDGQAGAPLSVRQLCRLLLGDRGNCKGNCSGSAPYRGLRRAVQVVTHSLGQRCLSIPRAETVAQLRVTELQVSSVGDRQWLYQTCTEFGYYVTCEVPGCPFSQLPALPSELELCEQVFGLSTSSVAQAVAQTNSYYGGQTPGATQVLFINGDTDPWHVLSVTQPLGSSEPALLIPSASHCLDMAPERPSDSPSLRLARQKVSQQLQTWLGLAKKSQVRGAV, from the exons ATGGACATCGGGCCTGTACCATGGCTGGGCCCTCTGCTCCTGGTTTCCCTCTGGGCGTCCTCAGCTCCAG CTTCCCTCCTTCGGCGCCTTGGTCAGCACATCCTGAGGTTTCAGGAGAGCTCAGCCTTGGGCTTGGGGCTGGGCCCAGATTCTGTGACCCTCCCAAAAGAGGGGTGGTTGGAGCAGCCACTGGACCCCTTCAATGCCTCTGACAGACGCTCCTTCCTGCAG CGGTACTGGGTAAATGACCAACATTGGACCAGCCAGGATGGACCTGTATTCCTGCATCTGGGGGGTGAAGGCAGCCTTGGACCTGGTTCAGTGATGAGAG GGCACCCTGCAAATCTGGCCCCAATCTGGGGGGCCCTGGTGATAAGTCTGGAACATAGATTTTATGGCCTGAGTATACCTGCTGAGGGGCTGGACATGGCCCAGCTCCGCTTCTTGTCCAGCCGCCATGC GCTGGCGGATGCGGCCTCTGCCCGCCTCACACTCTCCCGCCTCTTCAACGTCTCCTCGACCAGCCCCTGGATCTGCTTCGGAGGTTCCTATGCTGGCTCCCTGGCTGCCTGGGCCCGGCTAAAG tttccccatctcttttttGCCTCCATCGCCTCTTCCGCTCCGGTGCGGGCCATACTGGATTTCTCCAAGTATAATGAC GTGGTGTCTAGAAGCCTAATGAACACTGCGATTGGCGGATCCCTGGAG TGCCGGGCGGCGGCGTCCGCAGCCTTTGCGGAGGTGGAGCGGCGGCTGCGCGCGAGCAGAGGGGCTTGGGCAACGCTGAGCGTGGAGCTGGGAGCGTGCGGGTCTCTGGAGCGCGCTGAGGACCAGGCCGAGCTTCTGGGGGCGCTGCAGGCACTCGTGGGAGGTGCGGTGCAGTACGATGGGCAAGCTGGAGCGCCCCTGAGTGTGCGACAGCTCTGCAGACTCCTCCTCGGTGATCGGGGCAACTGCAAGGGCAACTGCAGCGGCTCTGCACCCTACCGCGGGCTTCGTCGGGCAGTGCAG GTTGTCACACACAGCCTGGGTCAGAGGTGTTTAAGCATTCCTCGAGCAGAGACAGTGGCACAGCTGAGGGTCACAGAACTCCAAGTGTCCAGCGTGGGTGACCGGCAGTGGTTGTACCAAACTTGTACCGAGTTTGGCTACT ACGTCACCTGTGAGGTCCCCGGGTGCCCTttctcccagctcccagctctgccctccgAGCTTGAGCTATGTGAACAGGTGTTTGGGCTTTCAACCTCATCTGTAGCTCAGGCTGTGGCCCAGACCAACTCCTATTATGGTGGCCAGACCCCAGGAGCCACCCAAGTGCTGTTTATTAATG ggGATACAGACCCCTGGCATGTGCTAAGTGTAACACAGCCTTTGGGATCTTCCGAGCCAGCCCTTCTCATCCCTAGTGCTTCTCATTGCTTGGACATGGCACCTGAGAGACCCTCAGATTCCCCGAGCCTCCGCCTTGCGCGACAG AAAGTCTCCCAGCAGCTGCAGACCTGGCTTGGGCTGGCAAAGAAGAGCCAAGTTAGGGGTGCTGTCTGA